From a single Borrelia coriaceae genomic region:
- a CDS encoding ParA family protein, with the protein MDKKKTKIITIASIKGGVGKSTSAILFSTIISKNSNVLLIDMDAQASLTSYFNEYLEKSKINVEHINIYEILRKNLVINNSICTINQNLDFIPSYLNLHFFNNDNLPFKETRLKKALYCIKNDYDYIIIDTNPSLDFTLINALVVSDLVISPIPAEKWSIESLEALDFKIKQLDLNLPIYILNTRFKNNNSNKFYLDILKQNSNFIGSIREREDLNKRIAQNVGFSLNEDYTSDYKKALKNLFGAEQI; encoded by the coding sequence ATGGATAAAAAAAAAACAAAAATAATAACTATAGCATCAATTAAAGGAGGTGTGGGAAAGAGTACCTCTGCTATACTGTTCTCTACTATCATTTCCAAAAACTCTAATGTTTTACTAATAGACATGGATGCCCAAGCAAGCCTCACAAGTTACTTTAATGAGTATCTTGAAAAATCAAAAATTAATGTGGAACATATAAATATATATGAAATCTTACGAAAAAACCTGGTTATTAATAATAGCATTTGTACTATAAATCAAAACTTAGACTTTATCCCTAGTTATCTAAATTTACACTTTTTTAATAATGATAATTTACCATTCAAAGAAACTAGATTAAAAAAAGCACTTTATTGCATTAAAAATGATTATGATTACATAATCATTGACACAAATCCAAGCCTAGATTTCACACTAATTAATGCTCTAGTTGTCTCTGACCTGGTTATATCTCCAATTCCAGCTGAAAAATGGTCTATAGAAAGCTTAGAAGCACTGGACTTCAAAATTAAACAATTGGACCTAAATTTACCTATATATATATTAAACACCCGATTTAAAAATAATAATTCAAATAAATTTTATCTAGATATTCTTAAACAAAATTCTAATTTTATTGGCTCTATAAGAGAGAGAGAGGATTTAAATAAAAGAATTGCACAAAATGTTGGCTTTTCTCTAAATGAAGATTACACATCAGACTATAAAAAAGCATTAAAAAATTTGTTCGGAGCCGAACAAATTTAA